In Bacillus toyonensis BCT-7112, a single window of DNA contains:
- a CDS encoding ring-cleaving dioxygenase: MEKKTMGIHHITAIVGHPQENVDFYAGVLGLRLVKQTVNFDDPGTYHLYFGNEGGKPGTIITFFPWAGARQGIIGDGQVGITSYVVPKGAMEFWESRLEKFDVSYTKMTRFGEQYLEFDDPHGLHIELVEREEGELNNWTFGEVTPEVAIKGFGGAVLLSAQPQKTAELLEHVMGLEKIGEEGEFVRFRSSADIGNIIDLKLSTIGRGQMGVGTVHHIAWRASDDADQLDWREHVSRFGYGVTPVQDRNYFNAIYFREHGEILFEIATDPPGFAHDESLETMGEELKLPERYEPNRKQIEQTLLPFEVRNLD, encoded by the coding sequence ATGGAAAAGAAAACAATGGGGATTCATCATATTACAGCAATTGTAGGGCATCCACAAGAAAATGTAGACTTTTATGCTGGTGTATTAGGATTACGTTTAGTGAAACAAACAGTGAATTTTGATGATCCAGGTACGTACCATCTTTATTTTGGTAATGAAGGAGGAAAACCTGGAACAATTATTACGTTTTTCCCATGGGCAGGTGCTCGCCAAGGAATTATTGGAGACGGTCAAGTAGGCATTACTTCATATGTCGTACCAAAAGGTGCAATGGAGTTTTGGGAAAGTAGACTAGAAAAGTTTGATGTTTCATATACAAAGATGACTCGATTTGGGGAGCAATATTTAGAATTTGATGATCCACATGGTTTGCATATAGAATTAGTTGAAAGAGAAGAAGGCGAATTAAATAATTGGACTTTTGGAGAAGTTACGCCAGAAGTAGCAATTAAAGGATTTGGCGGTGCTGTTCTTTTATCTGCACAACCTCAAAAAACAGCTGAATTGTTAGAACACGTTATGGGTCTTGAGAAAATTGGAGAAGAGGGTGAATTTGTCCGATTCCGTTCTTCTGCTGATATTGGAAATATTATTGATTTAAAATTATCAACAATTGGACGCGGTCAGATGGGCGTTGGTACAGTTCATCATATTGCTTGGAGAGCGAGCGACGATGCTGATCAACTAGATTGGAGAGAACATGTATCTCGCTTTGGGTACGGTGTAACTCCTGTACAAGATCGAAATTATTTTAATGCAATTTATTTTAGAGAACACGGTGAAATTTTATTTGAAATTGCAACAGATCCTCCTGGTTTTGCTCATGACGAATCGTTAGAGACGATGGGTGAGGAATTAAAGTTACCGGAGCGATATGAACCAAATAGAAAACAGATTGAACAAACACTTTTACCATTTGAAGTGAGAAATTTAGATTAA
- a CDS encoding CsbD family protein: protein MTKHDHGLKEKVEGAIDKVKGEVKEVVGKVTDNKKLQAEGKWDKIKGNAKSTVGNVKEKAHEYKEHKEDK, encoded by the coding sequence ATGACAAAGCATGATCATGGTTTAAAAGAAAAAGTAGAAGGTGCCATTGATAAGGTAAAAGGTGAAGTAAAAGAAGTTGTCGGGAAAGTAACGGATAACAAAAAATTACAAGCCGAAGGAAAATGGGATAAAATAAAAGGCAATGCAAAAAGCACTGTCGGTAATGTAAAAGAAAAAGCACACGAGTATAAAGAACATAAAGAAGACAAATAA
- a CDS encoding CarD family transcriptional regulator, which yields MFQIGDNIVYPMQGAGIIKAIEEKEIAGKKQQYYVIKMSANNMEIMIPEGKILNSNIRPVTDITALIHIIDIFQHGESDRLLTWKQRYKVNTDKIKTGKMQEGAEVVRDLMRIQKEKALNASEKKMLDNAHEFLISELGLIEGITENQIKSFC from the coding sequence TTGTTTCAAATTGGCGATAACATTGTGTATCCAATGCAGGGAGCAGGTATAATTAAAGCCATAGAAGAGAAAGAAATCGCAGGAAAAAAACAACAATATTATGTTATAAAAATGTCGGCTAATAATATGGAAATAATGATTCCTGAAGGGAAAATATTGAATTCAAATATACGACCAGTTACGGATATCACGGCATTAATACACATAATAGATATTTTTCAGCATGGGGAATCAGATAGATTACTTACGTGGAAACAAAGGTATAAAGTGAACACTGATAAAATAAAAACGGGTAAAATGCAAGAAGGTGCTGAAGTTGTGCGTGATTTAATGCGTATACAAAAAGAAAAAGCACTTAATGCAAGCGAAAAGAAAATGTTAGATAACGCACATGAATTTTTGATTAGTGAACTTGGATTAATTGAAGGTATCACAGAAAATCAAATAAAAAGCTTTTGTTAA
- a CDS encoding alpha/beta hydrolase, which yields MMKHVFQKGKDTSKPVLLLLHGTGGNELDLLPLAEIIDPGASVLSVRGNVLENGMPRFFRRLAEGIFDEEDLIFRTKELNEFLNEAAKTYEFDRNNIIAIGYSNGANIAASLLFHYEDALKAAVLHHPMVPRRGIQLPNLAETAVFIAAGTNDPICAPSESEELKTLLENANANVTMHWENRGHQLTMGEVEKAKEWYDNTVL from the coding sequence ATGATGAAACATGTTTTTCAAAAAGGAAAAGATACTTCAAAACCAGTGTTGTTATTACTTCATGGTACGGGCGGTAATGAACTAGATTTATTACCACTTGCAGAAATAATTGATCCGGGAGCTTCGGTATTAAGTGTTCGTGGAAATGTATTAGAGAATGGGATGCCACGTTTCTTCCGTAGATTAGCAGAAGGTATTTTTGATGAAGAAGATTTAATTTTCCGTACGAAGGAGTTAAATGAATTTTTAAACGAAGCGGCAAAAACATATGAATTTGATAGAAATAACATTATAGCTATCGGTTATTCAAATGGAGCGAACATTGCAGCGAGCTTATTATTCCATTATGAAGATGCGTTAAAAGCTGCTGTTCTTCATCATCCAATGGTGCCTAGAAGAGGAATCCAATTGCCTAATTTAGCAGAAACAGCGGTATTTATCGCAGCTGGGACAAATGATCCAATTTGTGCGCCTTCTGAGTCAGAAGAATTGAAGACGTTATTAGAAAATGCAAACGCTAATGTAACAATGCATTGGGAAAATAGAGGGCATCAATTAACAATGGGTGAAGTAGAAAAAGCAAAAGAATGGTATGACAATACAGTATTATAG
- a CDS encoding DUF2164 domain-containing protein, with protein sequence MMMNIKIPNDKKEELVAQIQQFFMEEDLDEIGRFQAERLIEEMIKLVGPFAYNQAIGDARKLVSEKLTNIEEDLYVLEKNEGK encoded by the coding sequence ATGATGATGAATATAAAAATACCAAATGATAAAAAAGAAGAGCTTGTAGCACAAATTCAGCAATTCTTCATGGAAGAAGATTTAGATGAAATTGGACGTTTCCAAGCAGAACGTTTAATAGAAGAAATGATAAAATTAGTTGGTCCATTTGCCTATAATCAAGCAATTGGAGATGCAAGAAAGCTTGTAAGCGAGAAATTAACGAATATTGAAGAAGATTTGTATGTGTTAGAGAAGAATGAAGGGAAATAA
- a CDS encoding BA3702 family sensor histidine kinase, with the protein MSRKKYSSTLRKRHPNISGRLRNHIQDRSLAEMYASLFEHNPDSIISLNLEGTILHINPSAERILGYTSLELERKNIISILEAHISEQVLQYIKNTEADNQQEYILSIYHKEGYLLDVVTKLVPIFVQHRLTGVYAIMKPLEKSERIEKMLQESEKRLRTLMNAMPAFVIFKDHEGRWLEANDYALSCFNFHHVPYHGKKDSELIQYNAAYREAFLHCEEVDELAWQQRQILHGEEFIIHRDDFDLILSISKVPLYHPDGSRKGLIVMGRDVTELKETEKLLRKSEKLAVVGQLTAGIAHEIRNPLTSLKGFLTLLLPEINEENKWYVDVMLSEISQMESITSQFMAMSKPQVLSVQTYNIQTLIEEVVTFLLPTAIMHSVHIIMDHFNHKHDIQCDGNQLKQVFINILKNAIEAMPNGGNIFIQIKSLDNNFIVIRIIDEGCGIPEDRISRLGEPFYSLKEKGTGLGLMMCYKIIEEHHGKLHISSELNKGTIVDIQLPLSSSHLAIQS; encoded by the coding sequence ATGAGTCGTAAAAAATATTCATCAACTCTAAGAAAACGTCATCCGAACATTTCTGGACGTTTGCGAAACCATATACAAGATCGTTCTTTAGCAGAAATGTACGCATCTCTGTTCGAACATAATCCTGATAGTATTATTTCATTGAATTTAGAGGGAACTATTCTACATATCAATCCTTCTGCAGAAAGAATACTAGGCTACACTTCTTTAGAATTAGAACGGAAAAACATTATCTCTATTTTAGAAGCTCATATTTCTGAGCAAGTATTACAGTATATAAAGAATACCGAAGCAGACAATCAGCAAGAGTATATCCTATCTATTTATCATAAAGAGGGCTATTTATTAGACGTCGTAACAAAACTAGTTCCTATTTTTGTCCAACATCGTCTAACAGGTGTCTATGCGATTATGAAACCTCTTGAAAAATCAGAAAGAATCGAAAAAATGTTACAAGAAAGCGAGAAAAGATTACGTACATTAATGAATGCAATGCCTGCGTTTGTTATATTTAAAGATCATGAAGGTCGCTGGCTTGAAGCAAATGACTATGCACTTTCCTGCTTTAATTTCCATCATGTACCTTATCACGGGAAAAAGGACAGTGAACTCATTCAATATAATGCAGCGTACCGAGAAGCTTTTTTACACTGTGAAGAAGTAGATGAACTAGCATGGCAACAAAGACAAATTCTTCACGGGGAGGAATTTATTATACACAGAGATGATTTCGACCTCATCTTAAGTATATCAAAAGTCCCTCTTTATCATCCTGACGGTTCCCGTAAAGGCCTTATCGTGATGGGAAGGGACGTTACCGAGCTAAAAGAGACTGAAAAATTATTACGGAAATCAGAAAAGCTCGCCGTAGTTGGACAACTGACAGCTGGAATTGCCCATGAAATTCGAAATCCACTCACTTCTCTAAAAGGTTTTTTAACATTGCTACTGCCTGAAATAAATGAGGAGAATAAATGGTATGTAGATGTGATGCTAAGTGAAATATCACAAATGGAATCCATTACGAGTCAATTTATGGCGATGTCTAAACCTCAAGTTTTATCCGTTCAAACTTACAACATACAAACTTTAATTGAAGAGGTAGTCACATTTCTTTTACCGACTGCCATCATGCATAGCGTCCATATTATTATGGATCATTTTAACCATAAACATGACATTCAATGCGACGGTAATCAATTAAAACAAGTTTTTATTAACATATTAAAAAACGCAATAGAAGCGATGCCAAATGGCGGTAATATTTTCATTCAAATCAAATCGTTAGACAATAATTTCATCGTAATTCGTATAATTGACGAAGGCTGTGGCATTCCAGAAGATCGTATATCACGTTTAGGTGAACCGTTTTATAGTTTAAAAGAAAAAGGTACCGGCCTAGGACTCATGATGTGTTACAAAATAATTGAAGAGCACCATGGTAAATTACACATTTCAAGTGAACTAAACAAAGGTACCATCGTTGATATTCAATTACCACTTTCTTCATCCCATCTTGCAATCCAGTCTTAA
- a CDS encoding YitT family protein has product MIRFLGVIIGSFIIAIAFNLFLIPHKILSSGIGGIAIILGIVTPVNTGIINFVLNLPILILGYIGLGKKVIFNTVISVIVLSVALYYVPVKIVATDPLLSSIFGGVIAGAGIGLVFNCNGSTGGFDIIGMLLSRKRDIKLGGFLIVLNAVVVVIAGFFFTWDVALTSLLSIYVTGKVIDAVHTKHRKVTLMIVTNEAEKMKKQLLSTVVRGITLLDGEGAYSSEKKRVLMTVVSREELASMKLTISEIDPHAFVNITETVEVLGLFRRG; this is encoded by the coding sequence ATGATCAGATTTCTCGGTGTTATTATTGGTTCTTTTATTATTGCGATTGCCTTTAATCTTTTCCTTATCCCCCACAAAATTTTAAGTAGTGGAATTGGCGGAATTGCTATTATTTTAGGGATTGTAACTCCTGTAAACACAGGTATTATTAACTTCGTATTAAACTTACCTATCCTTATTTTAGGATACATAGGTCTTGGAAAAAAAGTAATTTTTAACACAGTTATCTCTGTAATTGTATTATCTGTTGCATTATACTACGTTCCAGTAAAAATCGTAGCAACAGATCCACTTTTATCATCTATCTTCGGAGGTGTTATTGCCGGAGCTGGTATTGGTCTTGTTTTTAATTGTAATGGATCCACTGGTGGATTTGATATTATCGGTATGTTGTTATCTCGTAAGCGTGACATTAAACTTGGTGGATTCCTTATTGTTTTAAATGCAGTCGTTGTAGTAATTGCAGGATTCTTCTTCACTTGGGATGTTGCACTTACAAGTTTACTTTCAATTTATGTAACTGGTAAAGTAATTGATGCTGTTCATACGAAACATCGTAAAGTTACACTTATGATTGTAACAAATGAAGCGGAAAAAATGAAAAAACAGCTTCTTTCAACTGTTGTACGTGGTATTACATTACTTGATGGAGAAGGTGCTTATTCAAGTGAGAAAAAACGTGTACTTATGACAGTCGTTTCTCGTGAAGAATTAGCAAGTATGAAACTAACAATTTCTGAAATTGATCCGCATGCGTTCGTTAATATTACAGAAACTGTAGAAGTATTAGGGCTTTTCAGAAGAGGTTAA
- a CDS encoding VOC family protein, with protein sequence MKSYIQGIDHVQVAAPVGCEEEARAFYGKKIGMEEIPKPEELKKRGGCWFKCGNQEIHIGVEQNFTPAKKAHPAFYVTQINEFKQMLIEQGIEVIDDHARPDVIRFYVSDPFGNRIEFMQNKD encoded by the coding sequence ATGAAAAGTTATATTCAAGGAATCGATCATGTACAAGTAGCTGCACCTGTAGGGTGTGAAGAAGAGGCACGTGCATTCTATGGTAAAAAAATTGGTATGGAAGAAATTCCAAAGCCAGAAGAGTTAAAAAAACGAGGTGGATGTTGGTTTAAGTGTGGGAATCAAGAAATCCATATTGGTGTGGAACAGAATTTTACACCAGCTAAAAAGGCACATCCAGCTTTTTATGTGACTCAAATTAATGAATTTAAGCAAATGCTTATAGAACAAGGGATTGAAGTGATTGATGATCATGCCCGGCCAGATGTGATTAGATTTTATGTGTCTGATCCATTTGGAAATCGAATTGAATTTATGCAAAATAAAGACTAG
- a CDS encoding helix-turn-helix domain-containing protein — MGFGEKLFKLRKEKGLSQEALAEKLNTTRQAVSKWENGQGFPETEKLIMIGNVFEVSLDYLLKETAEQSNEKENGYYVSKEMAEGYVVYGQKISKYIALGFSLLILSTIPYLLFKENATLSTFLVIIIAVLGIGAMMVPVTLEESRYNVLKKEELLFDQNFLKELTKRYATIKKKYAAVVIVGFCFIAAGAIPFLFEKKRITSGELVQYYPYCVVLIAIGVYLFVRVLGVLETYRILVENKEYSNRFIFKLKKKVRKKVDSL; from the coding sequence ATGGGATTTGGTGAAAAGCTTTTTAAATTAAGAAAGGAAAAGGGCCTTTCTCAAGAAGCGTTAGCTGAGAAACTAAACACGACAAGGCAAGCAGTTAGTAAATGGGAAAACGGTCAAGGTTTTCCTGAAACTGAAAAGTTAATAATGATTGGAAATGTATTTGAAGTCTCTCTTGATTACTTATTAAAAGAAACTGCCGAGCAAAGTAATGAAAAGGAAAATGGTTATTATGTAAGTAAGGAAATGGCGGAAGGGTATGTAGTGTATGGACAAAAAATTTCTAAATATATCGCATTAGGATTTAGCTTGCTTATTTTATCTACAATACCGTATTTATTATTTAAAGAAAATGCAACACTGTCTACATTTCTTGTCATTATCATTGCGGTCCTTGGAATTGGAGCAATGATGGTACCTGTAACACTAGAAGAGAGTCGATACAATGTATTAAAAAAGGAAGAATTACTGTTTGATCAAAACTTTCTAAAAGAATTGACAAAAAGATATGCGACTATTAAGAAGAAGTATGCAGCAGTAGTGATCGTTGGATTTTGTTTTATCGCAGCAGGAGCAATACCATTTTTATTTGAGAAAAAACGAATCACGTCAGGAGAGCTCGTGCAGTATTACCCTTATTGTGTTGTACTTATTGCTATTGGAGTTTATCTTTTTGTTCGTGTGTTAGGCGTGTTAGAGACGTATCGAATTTTAGTAGAAAATAAAGAATATAGTAATCGTTTTATCTTTAAACTCAAAAAGAAAG
- a CDS encoding alkene reductase: protein MTSSNNKTASIYEGTNINAGGTFENVEETKLFNPIQIGSWSLRNRIAMAPMTRCFADSETGVVGADVVEYYRKRAADSIGLIITEGIVISPRAKGNPGVPGMYTQAQIDSWKPVTEAVHKEGGTIIAQIWHVGRMSHHEIIGGQLPQAPSAIAAEGNVPRFRKPFDTPEAMTIEEIKEVIGQYAQAAKNAIEAGFDGVEIHGAHGYLIDQFTYEFANKRTDKYGGDLKKRLTFMKEVTEAVIEAVGADKTLLRFSAFKGDNPTYMWENPELAIETFVNMFKEVGLTMIHPSTMNYTQVIADGKNFHQLVRKYWDGTIVGVGNLNPKEAEEALQEGTIDVAAFGRPLIANPDFVHRIKHAESLVEYDAKEHLATLV, encoded by the coding sequence ATGACAAGTTCAAATAATAAAACGGCAAGTATTTATGAAGGAACGAATATAAACGCTGGTGGAACTTTTGAAAACGTTGAAGAAACGAAGTTATTTAATCCGATACAAATTGGGTCTTGGTCTCTTCGTAATCGCATAGCGATGGCACCGATGACGAGATGCTTTGCAGACAGTGAAACGGGTGTAGTTGGTGCTGACGTAGTTGAGTATTATCGCAAGCGTGCTGCTGATAGCATTGGGTTAATTATTACAGAAGGAATTGTCATTAGCCCAAGAGCAAAAGGGAACCCAGGGGTACCAGGTATGTATACACAAGCACAAATAGATTCTTGGAAACCTGTTACGGAAGCAGTACATAAAGAAGGCGGGACTATTATTGCTCAAATATGGCATGTTGGACGTATGAGCCATCACGAAATAATTGGCGGTCAATTACCACAAGCACCGTCAGCAATCGCTGCAGAGGGAAATGTTCCGCGTTTCCGTAAACCGTTTGATACACCAGAAGCAATGACAATAGAAGAAATAAAAGAGGTTATTGGTCAATACGCACAAGCAGCGAAAAATGCGATTGAAGCAGGATTCGATGGTGTAGAGATTCACGGTGCGCACGGATATTTAATAGATCAATTTACTTATGAATTTGCGAATAAGCGAACAGATAAATATGGCGGCGATTTAAAGAAAAGGTTAACATTTATGAAAGAAGTAACTGAGGCTGTAATAGAAGCAGTTGGAGCTGATAAAACACTTCTGCGCTTCTCTGCTTTCAAAGGTGATAATCCTACTTATATGTGGGAAAATCCAGAACTTGCAATTGAAACGTTTGTAAATATGTTCAAAGAAGTTGGATTAACGATGATTCACCCTTCAACGATGAATTATACGCAAGTGATTGCTGATGGCAAAAATTTTCATCAATTAGTAAGAAAATATTGGGATGGCACGATTGTTGGGGTTGGTAATTTAAATCCGAAAGAGGCTGAAGAAGCGTTGCAAGAAGGAACGATTGATGTAGCGGCATTCGGAAGACCATTGATCGCTAATCCAGATTTTGTTCATCGAATTAAACATGCTGAAAGTTTAGTTGAATATGACGCGAAAGAGCATCTTGCTACATTAGTGTGA
- a CDS encoding protein phosphatase 2C domain-containing protein, which produces MRITTYQQKSPLKQECEDSYFCNEDKNIYGVCDGATPLVPFRDEKEHNGAYIASHLFARHFTSLRENLSLQVAVARANELLQNKMLEYKVDTRKKEHLWCTCIAAVQINGEKIEYAQLGDCMIVAILQNGTMQVVTKDTVKGISKRAKKKREEDRKKGLFVPEEHVFQDVREQLKYNRYLANMEGGYSVANGMKEAIHYLQHGELHIDEVSGIFICSDGLFHPDWSLEQTVAYIRKNSINEYVAIIEELEGKKRIRPDDKTIIMIDF; this is translated from the coding sequence ATGAGGATAACGACTTATCAACAAAAAAGCCCGTTGAAGCAAGAGTGTGAGGATTCTTATTTTTGTAATGAAGACAAAAATATTTATGGTGTATGTGATGGTGCAACACCGCTCGTTCCGTTTCGTGACGAAAAGGAACATAATGGAGCATACATCGCTTCACATTTATTTGCAAGACATTTTACTTCATTACGGGAAAATCTTAGTTTACAAGTCGCAGTTGCAAGAGCAAATGAGTTATTGCAGAACAAGATGCTAGAATATAAGGTTGATACGAGAAAAAAAGAGCATTTGTGGTGTACATGTATTGCAGCAGTTCAAATAAATGGTGAGAAAATTGAATATGCGCAGTTAGGGGACTGTATGATCGTTGCAATTCTTCAAAATGGAACGATGCAAGTAGTAACGAAAGACACAGTTAAAGGAATTAGTAAACGAGCTAAAAAGAAGAGAGAAGAAGATCGTAAAAAAGGTTTATTTGTGCCAGAAGAACATGTTTTTCAAGATGTTCGAGAACAGTTAAAATACAATCGTTATCTTGCAAATATGGAGGGCGGGTATTCCGTTGCAAACGGAATGAAAGAAGCCATCCATTATTTACAACACGGTGAATTACATATAGATGAAGTGAGTGGGATTTTTATTTGTTCAGATGGGTTATTTCATCCAGATTGGTCACTCGAACAAACTGTTGCATATATAAGAAAGAATAGTATAAACGAATACGTAGCAATCATTGAAGAGTTAGAAGGGAAAAAGAGAATAAGGCCAGATGATAAGACAATTATTATGATCGATTTTTAA
- a CDS encoding FMN-binding glutamate synthase family protein yields the protein MSETLLVIISILLFLMLLLIVFFIITFFIKKRTHHSILKLHPYLGRMRYLLEKIGPEFRQYWFDHDTDGKPFSRYDFQSVMFLAKYRSEILGFGSKRDFGASGYYIANTLFPILTDELSVNLRQEREGKKYVIHKEGLFSRREKLTADTTNLWLYEDDDAIIVGENRKYQWELHGMFGASATSYGAIGENYILASGFGAKMAGGSWINTGEGGVIPEHLHTGANIVAQIGPGLFGYRDENGNFSMEKFMEKAKENNIKAFELKFGQGAKIRGGHLEGQKVNEKIAFVRNVREGETINSPNRFSFLNNAVDTLSFIQQLQESGGKPVGMKIVIGQQEPLEDLIKTMKELNIYPDFITIDGSEGGSGATYKSMADSMGLPLIPALLTFIDTANHYSVRDKFKVFASGKLITPDKVAIALAIGADAVNSARGFMMASGCIMALQCNSGQCPSGVATTNPHYQKALDPYEKKWRVMNYIISMRYSLFSLAAAAGVKSPRHLTREHIIFKDERGGIVPLSELFPIVNRR from the coding sequence ATGAGTGAAACGCTACTCGTTATTATTAGTATATTGCTTTTTTTGATGTTGCTTTTAATCGTATTTTTTATTATTACATTTTTTATAAAAAAAAGAACGCATCACTCTATATTAAAACTTCATCCATACTTAGGGAGAATGCGCTATTTACTTGAAAAAATAGGGCCGGAATTTCGGCAATATTGGTTTGATCATGATACGGATGGAAAACCTTTTTCACGTTACGATTTTCAAAGTGTTATGTTTTTAGCGAAATATCGTTCTGAAATACTTGGTTTTGGATCGAAACGAGATTTTGGTGCATCGGGCTATTATATTGCGAATACATTGTTTCCAATTTTAACAGATGAATTAAGTGTGAATCTTAGGCAAGAACGTGAGGGGAAAAAATATGTGATTCATAAAGAAGGGTTATTTTCAAGAAGAGAGAAATTGACAGCGGATACAACAAATCTTTGGTTATATGAAGATGACGATGCAATTATAGTCGGTGAAAATCGCAAATACCAATGGGAATTACATGGAATGTTTGGAGCATCAGCGACATCTTACGGTGCGATTGGAGAGAATTATATTTTAGCGAGTGGTTTTGGTGCGAAAATGGCAGGCGGATCGTGGATTAATACTGGAGAAGGTGGCGTAATTCCAGAACATTTACATACAGGTGCGAATATCGTTGCACAAATTGGCCCTGGATTATTTGGATACCGTGATGAGAATGGCAATTTTTCAATGGAGAAATTTATGGAGAAAGCGAAAGAAAATAATATCAAGGCATTCGAATTAAAATTTGGGCAAGGTGCGAAAATACGTGGTGGTCATCTAGAGGGACAAAAAGTAAATGAGAAAATTGCCTTTGTTAGGAATGTACGAGAAGGAGAGACAATTAATTCGCCGAATCGATTTTCATTTTTAAATAATGCAGTGGATACACTTTCTTTTATTCAGCAGTTGCAAGAAAGTGGTGGTAAACCAGTCGGGATGAAAATTGTAATTGGTCAGCAGGAGCCTTTGGAAGATTTAATAAAAACAATGAAAGAATTAAACATTTATCCAGATTTTATTACAATAGACGGTTCAGAAGGCGGATCAGGGGCAACGTATAAATCGATGGCAGATAGTATGGGACTGCCGCTTATTCCAGCATTACTTACATTTATTGATACAGCGAATCATTATAGTGTCCGTGATAAATTCAAAGTGTTTGCTTCTGGGAAGTTAATAACACCGGATAAGGTGGCAATTGCTTTAGCAATTGGAGCGGATGCTGTAAATTCAGCCCGCGGATTTATGATGGCGAGCGGCTGTATTATGGCGCTTCAATGTAATTCCGGACAGTGTCCATCTGGGGTTGCAACGACGAATCCGCACTACCAAAAAGCGTTAGATCCGTATGAGAAGAAATGGCGAGTGATGAATTACATTATTAGTATGAGATATAGTCTGTTTTCATTAGCGGCAGCAGCGGGGGTGAAAAGCCCGCGCCATTTAACGAGGGAGCATATTATATTTAAGGATGAAAGAGGAGGAATTGTACCGCTGTCAGAATTGTTCCCTATAGTAAATAGGAGATAA
- a CDS encoding peptidoglycan recognition protein family protein has protein sequence MEIKCVNLIFQDELVPLGKVNKLIIHHTSEDGWDVYKTHEFHQTVRGWSGIGYNYFIEEDGTVIEGRGLHIGAHAKDNNRDTIGICMTGNFDKYDPTTAQMNALYSLCKMFMKQFAIKKENILGHRELVGVTKSCPGNRFSMVELRKIVS, from the coding sequence ATGGAAATTAAATGTGTAAATTTAATATTTCAAGATGAGTTAGTTCCTTTAGGGAAAGTAAATAAACTTATTATTCACCATACGTCAGAAGATGGATGGGATGTGTATAAAACACATGAATTTCACCAAACTGTAAGAGGGTGGAGCGGGATTGGTTACAATTATTTTATTGAAGAGGACGGAACGGTAATTGAAGGAAGAGGGTTACATATTGGAGCACATGCGAAAGACAATAATCGAGATACAATTGGAATATGTATGACGGGTAATTTTGATAAGTATGATCCAACTACTGCACAAATGAATGCATTATATTCTTTATGTAAAATGTTTATGAAACAGTTTGCTATAAAGAAGGAAAATATACTAGGTCATAGGGAGCTAGTAGGAGTAACAAAAAGTTGTCCTGGAAATCGTTTTTCTATGGTAGAGTTAAGAAAAATAGTATCTTAA
- a CDS encoding GNAT family N-acetyltransferase, with protein MIIERWSYPALYTKHLILRGINMSDILHIYEYASDKEMSTYTVWDAHQSLHDTQKYIEEIVRQYEKEKVAPLGIVLREEQKLIGTCGFIKYDVIEHKAEIAYALSRKYGGRGLTTEAASAFFSYGFNELRLNSIEAGCNSENEASEKLMKRLNMEYECTIQKDLFIKGKYRDTKRYCISRERYMNQ; from the coding sequence ATGATTATTGAGAGGTGGTCATATCCAGCGTTGTATACGAAACATCTTATATTACGGGGAATTAATATGAGTGATATTTTACATATATATGAGTATGCCTCAGATAAAGAAATGTCAACGTATACTGTATGGGATGCTCATCAATCGTTACATGACACACAAAAATATATAGAAGAAATTGTGAGGCAATATGAAAAAGAAAAAGTAGCCCCCCTTGGAATTGTATTAAGAGAGGAACAAAAACTTATAGGGACTTGTGGATTTATAAAATATGATGTAATTGAACATAAAGCGGAAATTGCATATGCCTTATCACGAAAATATGGGGGTAGAGGATTAACTACTGAGGCGGCGTCAGCTTTTTTTAGCTATGGTTTTAATGAGTTACGTCTTAATAGTATTGAAGCAGGATGTAATTCAGAAAATGAAGCATCTGAAAAATTAATGAAACGTTTGAATATGGAATACGAATGTACAATTCAAAAGGATTTGTTCATTAAAGGTAAGTATCGTGATACGAAAAGATATTGTATATCTAGGGAAAGATATATGAATCAATGA